From the genome of Pseudomonas sp. FP453:
CCGCCGGGATTTCGATCATCACGCCAATCGGCGGCATCGGTACGTCGGCGCCTTCGTCGCGCACTTCGCCCCAGGCGCGGTGAATGAGGTGCAGCGCCTCTTCCAGCTCATGGGTGCCGGAGATCATCGGCAGCAGGATGCGCAGGTTGTTCAGGCCTTCGCTGGCCTTGAGCATGGCGCGGGTTTGGACGAGGAAAATTTCAGGGTGGTCGAGGGTCACGCGGATGCCGCGCCAGCCGAGGAAGGGGTTGTCTTCCTTGATCGGGAAATACGACAGTGACTTGTCGCCGCCGATATCCAGGCTGCGCATGGTCACCGGTAACGGGTGGAAGGCCTGCAGTTGCTCGCGATAAATCGCCAGCTGCTCCTTCTCGCTCGGGAAACGCTGGTTGATCATGAACGGCACTTCGGTGCGGTACAACCCCACCCCTTCGGCGCCGCGCTGCTGCGCGCGGGCTACATCGGCAAGCAGGCCGGTGTTGACCAGCAGCGGCACGCGATGGCCGTCGGTGGTCACGCACGGCAGTTCGCGCAATGAATCCAGGCCCAGGGCCAGTTGTTTCTCTTCTTCCACCACTTCGGCGTATTGCTTGCGCAGCACGTCGCTGGGGTTGGTAAAGACTTCGCCGCGATGGCCATCGACGATCATGTCGATGCCATCGACCTTGGCGTACGGCAGGTCCACCAGGCCCATCACCGTCGGGATGCCCATGGCCCGGGCCAGGATCGCGACGTGGGAGTTGCCCGAGCCGAGTACCGAGACCAGGCCCACCAGCTTGCCTTCCGGCACTTCGCCCAGCTGGGTGGCCGTCAGTTCTTCACTGACCAGAATGGTGTTGTCGGGGAAGACCATGTTGGTGGTGCGGTCTTCCTGCAAGTAGGCCAACAGGCGGCGACCGAGGTCGCGCACATCCGAGGCGCGCTCGCGCAGGTAGTCGTCGTCCATCATTTCGAAGCGGTTGACGTGATCGGTGACCACCTGGCGCAACGCGCCCTGGGCCCACTGGCCGGTCTTGATCACGGTCTTGACTTCATTACCCAGGGACGCGTCGTCGAGCATCATCTGGTACACGTCGAACAGCGCACGCTCTTCGGGGCGCAGCTGGGTGGCCAGCTTGTTCGACAGGTTGCGCATGTCGGCGCGCACGCCTTCAAGGGCGGTCTTGAACAGTTTGATTTCGGCGTCGATGTCTTTGACGGTCTTGTCCGGCACCACATCCAGGTCTGCCGGCGGCAACATGACCACCGCCGTACCGACCGCAGCGCCCGGCGAACCGGGTACGCCGACGAACTTGGCTTCCTGGATGCCCTTGCCCTCGCGCCCCAGGCCGCGAATCGAGCCGGTGGCCTCGGCGTGGGCGATAACGCCGGCGAGCTGCGCGCTCATGGTCACGAGGAAGGCTTCTTCACCTTCGTCGAACTGGCGGCGTTCTTTCTGCTGGATGACCAACACCCCGACAACACGGCGGTGGTGAATGATCGGCGCACCGAGGAACGAGGCGTAACGCTCTTCGCCGGTTTCGGCAAAGTAGCGGTAACGCGGGTGATCGGCCGCGTTTTCAAGGTTCAGGGGTTCTTCACGCGTCCCCACCAGGCCCACCAGACCTTCATTGGGCGCCATGCTGACCTTGCCGATGGAGCGCTTGTTCAAGCCCTCGGTGGCCATCAGCACAAAACGGTTGGTCTCGGGGTCCAGCAGGTAAACCGAGCAGACCTGGCTGCCCATGGCTTCCTTGACGCGCAACACAATAATCCCCAACGCCGCCTTGAGATCCTTGGCGGAGTTAACTTCCTGGACGATCTTGCGCAGCGTATTGAGCATGGCTCGGGGTCGAACTCCGTCGTCAGTCGCGCGCTAAAAGGCGCGGGGCAAGCTCTTTGAGAGCGCGACGATAAACTTCGCGCTTGAATGTCACCACCTGGCCCAACGGGTACCAATAGCTGACCCAGCGCCAGCCATCGAACTCCGGTTTACCGGTCAAATC
Proteins encoded in this window:
- the ptsP gene encoding phosphoenolpyruvate--protein phosphotransferase, coding for MLNTLRKIVQEVNSAKDLKAALGIIVLRVKEAMGSQVCSVYLLDPETNRFVLMATEGLNKRSIGKVSMAPNEGLVGLVGTREEPLNLENAADHPRYRYFAETGEERYASFLGAPIIHHRRVVGVLVIQQKERRQFDEGEEAFLVTMSAQLAGVIAHAEATGSIRGLGREGKGIQEAKFVGVPGSPGAAVGTAVVMLPPADLDVVPDKTVKDIDAEIKLFKTALEGVRADMRNLSNKLATQLRPEERALFDVYQMMLDDASLGNEVKTVIKTGQWAQGALRQVVTDHVNRFEMMDDDYLRERASDVRDLGRRLLAYLQEDRTTNMVFPDNTILVSEELTATQLGEVPEGKLVGLVSVLGSGNSHVAILARAMGIPTVMGLVDLPYAKVDGIDMIVDGHRGEVFTNPSDVLRKQYAEVVEEEKQLALGLDSLRELPCVTTDGHRVPLLVNTGLLADVARAQQRGAEGVGLYRTEVPFMINQRFPSEKEQLAIYREQLQAFHPLPVTMRSLDIGGDKSLSYFPIKEDNPFLGWRGIRVTLDHPEIFLVQTRAMLKASEGLNNLRILLPMISGTHELEEALHLIHRAWGEVRDEGADVPMPPIGVMIEIPAAVYQAKELARQVDFLSVGSNDLTQYLLAVDRNNPRVADLYDYLHPAVLQALQHVVRDAHAEGKPVSICGEMAGDPAAAVLLMAMGFDSLSMNATNLPKVKWMLRQVDLGMAKDLLAELMTIDNPQVIHSSLQLALKNLGLTRMINPASAKTL